A genomic window from Paenibacillus sp. FSL K6-0276 includes:
- the map gene encoding type I methionyl aminopeptidase produces the protein MIICKSEQELTFMREAGRIVAESHRLIAEATQPGITTGELDRIADQYIRSQGAVPSFKGYNGFPASICASVNEQLVHGFPGKRKLIEGDIVTLDIGAEYRGYHGDSAWTYGVGSISEEAQRLLDVTEGSLYAGLALVKPDVRLFTISHAIQQYIEEAGFSVVREYVGHGIGAKLHEEPQIPNYGIADRGPRLKPGMVLAIEPMVNVGKRHVRTLEDNWTVVTVDGSLCAHFEHTVAVTPDGMEIFTKLNA, from the coding sequence ATGATCATTTGTAAATCCGAACAGGAACTTACCTTTATGAGGGAAGCTGGTCGAATTGTTGCCGAGAGTCATCGTCTTATTGCTGAGGCCACCCAGCCTGGCATTACAACGGGGGAGCTCGACAGAATCGCCGATCAATACATTCGCAGTCAAGGTGCTGTGCCGTCTTTCAAAGGCTACAACGGTTTTCCTGCCAGCATTTGCGCTTCAGTCAACGAACAATTAGTGCATGGATTTCCAGGTAAACGCAAACTGATCGAAGGCGATATAGTTACGCTGGATATCGGTGCAGAGTACCGCGGTTATCACGGTGATTCCGCCTGGACCTACGGTGTGGGCAGCATTTCCGAAGAGGCTCAGCGTTTGCTGGACGTTACGGAAGGCTCCTTGTACGCGGGACTGGCGTTAGTTAAGCCGGATGTGCGCTTGTTTACAATCTCCCATGCTATCCAGCAATACATCGAAGAGGCTGGTTTCTCAGTCGTACGTGAGTATGTTGGTCATGGCATTGGGGCAAAACTGCATGAAGAACCGCAAATTCCGAATTATGGCATAGCGGACCGCGGACCACGTCTGAAACCGGGTATGGTACTCGCGATTGAGCCGATGGTAAACGTAGGGAAGAGACATGTCAGAACGCTGGAAGATAACTGGACTGTCGTTACGGTTGATGGCTCACTATGTGCTCATTTTGAGCATACAGTAGCAGTTACTCCGGACGGCATGGAAATTTTCACAAAACTGAATGCGTAG
- a CDS encoding KOW domain-containing RNA-binding protein, which translates to MNTVSSPQVGQLVRILKGKDAGEAAVVIAVVDSRFVYIADGDKRKFDGPKKKNILHLELIPFISSEVVNSLEETGRVTNGKLRFAVMKYAGPTGISADEKGD; encoded by the coding sequence TTGAATACTGTGAGCAGCCCGCAGGTTGGTCAATTAGTGAGAATTCTCAAAGGCAAAGATGCCGGAGAGGCAGCCGTTGTTATCGCAGTTGTTGATAGCAGATTTGTATACATTGCAGATGGAGACAAACGTAAGTTTGATGGGCCAAAGAAGAAGAATATTCTTCATCTAGAGCTCATACCCTTCATCAGCAGTGAGGTTGTGAACAGTTTGGAAGAAACTGGGCGGGTAACAAACGGAAAGCTGCGTTTCGCAGTCATGAAGTATGCTGGACCCACCGGAATAAGTGCTGATGAGAAAGGAGACTAA
- the infA gene encoding translation initiation factor IF-1, which translates to MAKEDVIEVEGTVLEPLPNATFKVELENGHQILAHVSGKLRMHFIRILTGDKVVVQLSPYDLSKGRITYRK; encoded by the coding sequence GTGGCTAAGGAAGATGTCATTGAAGTAGAAGGTACTGTCCTTGAACCGTTGCCAAATGCAACGTTTAAGGTTGAGCTTGAGAACGGTCATCAAATACTTGCCCATGTATCCGGTAAATTGCGGATGCACTTTATCCGTATTTTGACCGGAGACAAAGTGGTCGTGCAGTTATCGCCTTATGATTTATCAAAAGGTCGTATAACTTACCGTAAATAG
- a CDS encoding adenylate kinase, which produces MNILFMGPPGAGKGTQAAEIIKEFGIPHISTGDAFRLAIKQETPVGLKAKSFIDQGLLVPDDVTIGIVEERLQQSDCEKGFLLDGFPRTLSQAEALDDILSRLNTSLDHVINLNVDRGLLMARLTGRRICTVCGASYHLIFNPPKQEGICDIDGGELYQRPDDNEESVGKRLDEYDNKTAPLLAFYDNKGLLRQVNGENEINVVSSEIVSLLRG; this is translated from the coding sequence GTGAACATTTTATTCATGGGCCCTCCTGGGGCAGGCAAGGGAACACAAGCGGCAGAAATCATAAAAGAGTTTGGTATTCCTCATATTTCGACAGGAGATGCTTTCCGTTTGGCAATCAAACAGGAGACTCCAGTAGGATTGAAGGCCAAATCATTTATTGATCAAGGTTTGCTTGTACCAGATGATGTGACCATAGGTATAGTTGAAGAACGGCTGCAGCAGTCCGATTGCGAAAAAGGATTTCTATTGGATGGTTTTCCAAGAACTCTTTCGCAAGCGGAAGCGCTGGATGATATTCTTAGCCGTTTGAATACTTCTTTGGATCATGTCATCAACTTGAATGTTGACCGTGGACTGCTGATGGCGCGTCTTACTGGACGTCGTATCTGCACAGTTTGCGGAGCATCCTACCATTTAATCTTCAACCCGCCGAAGCAAGAAGGCATTTGCGACATTGATGGCGGTGAATTGTATCAACGTCCGGATGACAACGAAGAAAGTGTAGGCAAGCGTCTGGATGAGTATGATAATAAGACAGCGCCGCTGCTTGCGTTTTATGATAATAAAGGTCTTTTGCGTCAGGTAAATGGGGAAAACGAAATCAATGTCGTTTCTTCTGAAATCGTATCTTTATTGCGGGGTTAA
- the rpsK gene encoding 30S ribosomal protein S11 yields the protein MAKPKKVVRTKRRDRKNIESGVAHIRSTFNNTIVTITDPHGNAISWASSGGQGFKGSRKSTPFAAQMAAESAAKAAMEHGMKSVEVMVKGPGAGREAAIRSLQAAGLEVNLIKDVTPVPHNGCRPPKRRRV from the coding sequence ATGGCTAAACCGAAAAAAGTCGTACGTACCAAACGTCGCGACCGTAAAAATATCGAATCCGGCGTGGCACATATTCGTTCCACGTTCAACAATACCATCGTTACCATCACGGATCCTCACGGAAATGCAATTTCCTGGGCAAGCTCCGGCGGCCAAGGATTTAAAGGTTCCCGTAAGTCGACTCCATTCGCAGCGCAAATGGCAGCTGAATCAGCAGCTAAAGCAGCTATGGAGCACGGCATGAAGTCGGTTGAGGTTATGGTTAAAGGACCGGGCGCGGGCCGCGAAGCAGCCATCCGTTCCCTTCAAGCTGCAGGGCTTGAAGTTAACCTTATTAAAGACGTAACTCCGGTTCCTCACAATGGATGCCGTCCGCCGAAACGTCGTCGCGTATAG
- the rpmJ gene encoding 50S ribosomal protein L36 gives MKVRPSVKPICEKCKVIRRKGTVMVICENPKHKQKQG, from the coding sequence ATGAAGGTAAGACCTTCTGTAAAGCCCATTTGCGAGAAATGTAAAGTAATCCGCCGCAAAGGGACTGTTATGGTGATTTGCGAAAATCCGAAACACAAACAAAAACAAGGTTAA
- the rpsM gene encoding 30S ribosomal protein S13, which yields MARIAGVDLPRDKRVEIALTYIFGIGKTTSQKILNETGISANTRVRDLTEDEVSKLRETIDKTVKVEGDLRREISLNIKRLTEIGCYRGVRHRRGLPVRGQRTKTNARTRKGPRRTVANKKK from the coding sequence ATGGCTCGTATAGCTGGAGTGGATTTGCCACGTGACAAACGCGTTGAGATCGCCTTGACTTATATTTTCGGAATCGGTAAAACGACTTCTCAGAAAATTCTTAATGAAACAGGCATTAGCGCTAATACACGTGTCCGTGATTTGACGGAAGATGAAGTCAGCAAACTGCGTGAAACGATCGACAAAACGGTTAAGGTTGAAGGTGACCTGCGTCGTGAAATTTCCTTGAATATTAAACGTCTTACTGAGATCGGCTGTTACCGCGGTGTTCGTCACCGTCGTGGATTGCCTGTTCGCGGTCAACGTACTAAAACGAATGCCCGTACCCGGAAAGGCCCGCGTCGTACGGTAGCAAACAAGAAGAAATAA